A single window of Pseudomonas marginalis DNA harbors:
- the punR gene encoding DNA-binding transcriptional activator PunR: MWSEYSLDVVDAVARHGSFSAAAQELHRVPSAISYTVRQLEEWLAVPLFVRRHRDVELTPAGRLFIDEARGVMKKMLGTRRLCQQVANGWSGQLKVAVDSIVKPQRCRQLVLDFYRQFPEVELLLEYEVYNGVWDALADERTDIVIGATSAVPVASHFTFRDMGLLNWLCVVSARHPLAAMEGLLNDDQLRPFASLCMTDTSRNLPKRDTWTLDNQRRLVVPNWASAIDCLRDGLCVGMAPAHQVLPWIERGELVALQLTRPFPASPSCVAWAQSKLSPAMAWLLEYLGDTETMNQEWLNGPAVAAVEP; this comes from the coding sequence ATGTGGTCCGAATACTCCCTGGATGTCGTCGATGCGGTAGCGCGCCATGGCAGCTTCAGCGCCGCCGCCCAGGAATTGCACCGCGTGCCGTCAGCCATCAGTTATACCGTACGTCAACTTGAAGAGTGGCTGGCGGTGCCGTTGTTTGTGCGCCGGCATCGTGATGTGGAGCTGACACCCGCCGGCCGTCTGTTTATCGACGAGGCCCGCGGGGTAATGAAAAAAATGCTCGGCACACGGCGCCTGTGCCAGCAGGTGGCCAATGGCTGGAGTGGCCAGTTGAAGGTGGCCGTGGATTCCATCGTCAAACCCCAGCGCTGCCGACAGTTGGTGCTGGATTTCTATCGACAGTTTCCCGAGGTGGAATTGCTGCTGGAATACGAGGTGTACAACGGTGTGTGGGATGCCCTGGCGGATGAGCGCACCGATATTGTCATCGGTGCCACCAGCGCCGTGCCAGTGGCCAGTCACTTCACCTTTCGCGATATGGGCTTATTGAATTGGCTGTGCGTGGTCAGCGCACGGCACCCGTTGGCGGCCATGGAAGGGTTGCTCAATGACGACCAACTGCGCCCCTTCGCCTCGCTGTGCATGACCGACACCTCGCGCAACCTGCCCAAGCGCGACACCTGGACCCTGGATAACCAACGCCGGTTGGTAGTCCCCAACTGGGCCTCTGCCATCGATTGCCTGCGCGATGGCCTGTGCGTCGGCATGGCACCGGCGCATCAGGTATTGCCGTGGATCGAACGCGGTGAATTGGTGGCGCTGCAACTGACGCGCCCCTTTCCGGCCAGCCCATCGTGTGTGGCCTGGGCACAGAGCAAACTGTCCCCGGCCATGGCGTGGTTGCTGGAATACCTGGGGGATACCGAAACCATGAACCAGGAGTGGCTCAACGGTCCTGCCGTAGCAGCTGTCGAGCCCTAG
- the punC gene encoding purine nucleoside transporter PunC, with the protein MKNSFGFTWYLAGLSMLGYLAMDMYLPAFGAMGEQLQIGAGAVGASLSIFLAGFAVGQLLWGPLSDRLGRKPILLAGLSLFVVGCAGMFWVETAPQLLALRFMQAIGVCSAAVSWQALVIDRYPANKAHRVFASIMPLMSLSPALAPLLGAMVLNHFGWQAIFGVLLGVSLLLLLPTLFLRSVSKPQTREDEPSRLGYWQLLTSRVFTGNVMIFAACSASFFAWLTASPFILGDMGYSPNDIGLSYVLPTLAFLVGGYSCRSALQRFQGKTLLPWLLLAYCISMVALYLVATLTVPTLTTLLIPFCLMALVNGASYPIVVANALMPFAEHSGKAAALQNTLQLGLCFLSSLLVSSMIEQPLLITAIVMLATAPLAVLGYWLARPKADKSELAAA; encoded by the coding sequence ATGAAAAATTCTTTTGGTTTCACCTGGTATCTGGCGGGGCTGAGCATGCTCGGTTACCTCGCAATGGACATGTATTTGCCGGCGTTCGGCGCCATGGGCGAGCAGTTGCAGATTGGTGCGGGCGCGGTGGGCGCCAGCCTGAGTATTTTTCTCGCGGGCTTTGCCGTGGGGCAGTTGCTGTGGGGGCCGTTGTCCGACCGCCTGGGGCGCAAGCCGATTCTGCTCGCAGGCTTGAGCCTGTTTGTGGTGGGTTGCGCGGGGATGTTTTGGGTCGAGACCGCGCCGCAGTTGCTGGCCTTGCGCTTTATGCAGGCGATTGGCGTGTGTTCTGCGGCCGTGAGCTGGCAGGCGCTGGTGATCGACCGCTACCCGGCCAACAAGGCCCACCGCGTGTTCGCCAGCATCATGCCGTTGATGTCGTTGTCACCGGCGCTGGCGCCGCTGCTGGGTGCGATGGTGCTGAACCACTTCGGTTGGCAAGCCATCTTTGGCGTATTGCTGGGGGTGTCGTTGCTGTTGTTGCTGCCGACGTTGTTCCTGCGCTCCGTGTCGAAACCTCAGACGCGGGAAGACGAACCTTCGCGCCTTGGCTATTGGCAGTTGCTCACCTCCCGGGTGTTTACCGGCAATGTGATGATCTTCGCCGCCTGCTCGGCCAGTTTCTTCGCCTGGCTGACCGCTTCACCCTTCATCCTCGGCGACATGGGCTATAGCCCGAATGACATCGGCCTGAGCTACGTGCTGCCGACATTGGCGTTTCTGGTGGGTGGCTACAGTTGCCGTAGCGCTTTGCAGCGTTTCCAGGGCAAGACGCTGTTGCCGTGGTTGCTGCTGGCCTATTGCATCAGCATGGTGGCGCTGTACCTGGTCGCCACCTTGACCGTGCCGACGCTCACCACCTTGCTGATTCCGTTCTGCCTGATGGCGCTGGTCAACGGCGCCAGCTACCCGATCGTGGTGGCGAATGCGCTGATGCCGTTTGCAGAACATTCCGGCAAGGCGGCGGCACTGCAAAACACCCTGCAATTGGGCCTGTGCTTTCTCAGCAGCCTGTTGGTGTCATCGATGATCGAGCAACCGTTGCTGATCACGGCGATCGTGATGCTGGCGACTGCGCCCTTGGCCGTCTTGGGCTATTGGCTGGCGCGGCCGAAAGCAGACAAGTCGGAACTGGCCGCCGCCTAG
- a CDS encoding nucleoside-binding protein → MKKALQGATVALTLLGGGEAVAVEWMNNSVGFRYGQQFTNPNNPDEFSKRIYSVTHASGYRYGSNFLNLDVFLSDSRDTRKGTDHGGSEVYAVYRHQLYASRVLDVPLGTGLIKDYALTLGFDANRNNNVASAKKRALVLGPTLKFNTVGVLDLSLLYYKERNHTGIPGARESNHTFDDTYMLNLTWMRPFEIANHAAKFQGFVNYVGEKGADYHGRDTAPETLMRSALMVAVRPGKSVKPNLYLGVGYEYWHNKFGVDGGRGSRTSTPTVNMEVTF, encoded by the coding sequence ATGAAAAAGGCATTACAGGGAGCCACCGTTGCACTCACCCTCCTCGGCGGCGGGGAGGCCGTCGCGGTGGAATGGATGAACAACAGCGTAGGTTTTCGCTATGGCCAGCAGTTCACCAATCCAAATAACCCCGACGAATTCAGCAAGCGCATCTACAGCGTTACCCACGCCAGCGGCTACCGGTATGGCAGCAACTTCCTGAACCTGGACGTGTTCCTGTCCGACAGCCGCGACACGCGCAAGGGCACCGACCACGGTGGCAGCGAGGTGTACGCGGTGTACCGGCATCAGTTGTATGCGTCACGGGTGCTGGATGTGCCACTGGGCACCGGGCTGATCAAGGATTACGCGCTGACCCTGGGCTTTGATGCCAACCGCAACAACAACGTCGCGTCGGCGAAAAAACGCGCACTGGTGCTCGGCCCGACATTGAAGTTCAACACCGTGGGCGTGCTGGACCTGAGCCTTCTGTACTACAAGGAGCGCAACCACACCGGCATCCCCGGTGCACGGGAGTCGAACCACACGTTTGACGACACCTACATGCTCAACCTGACGTGGATGCGCCCTTTCGAGATCGCCAACCATGCGGCGAAATTCCAGGGCTTTGTGAACTACGTCGGGGAAAAAGGCGCGGACTACCATGGCCGTGACACGGCACCGGAAACCCTGATGCGCAGCGCGCTGATGGTCGCGGTGCGACCGGGCAAGAGCGTGAAGCCGAACCTGTACCTCGGGGTGGGTTACGAGTACTGGCACAACAAGTTCGGCGTGGACGGCGGCCGGGGCAGCCGTACGTCAACGCCGACGGTGAACATGGAAGTGACGTTCTAG
- a CDS encoding nucleobase:cation symporter-2 family protein codes for MTIPKASPQRPEDENLGVAANMAYGLQHVLTMYGGIVAVPLIVGQAAGLSPADIGLLIAASLFAGGLATLLQTLGLPFFGCQLPLVQGVSFAGVATMVAIVGSDGAGGVPAILGAVMAASFIGLLITPVFSRITQFFPPLVTGIVITTIGLTLMPVAARWAMGGNSRAADFGSMPNIGLAALTLVLVLLLSKIGSATISRLSILLAMVIGTVIAVFLGMADFSGVSQGPMFGFPAPFHFGMPTFHIAAIISMCIVVMVTLVETSADILAVGEIIDTKVDSKRLGNGLRADMLSSMFAPIFGSFTQSAFAQNVGLVAVTGVKSRFVVATGGLFLVILGLLPFMGRVIAAVPTSVLGGAGIVLFGTVAASGIRTLSKVDYRNNMNLIIVATSIGFGMIPIAAPSFYDQFPSWFATIFHSGISSSAIMAILLNLAFNHFTVGNSDQQSVFVAGTERSLCFHDVAALRDGDYFRGGKLFDAEGKEIPLVAQEPRKAAHAETTEV; via the coding sequence ATGACTATCCCGAAGGCGTCACCGCAGCGGCCGGAAGATGAGAATCTAGGCGTCGCCGCCAACATGGCTTACGGCCTGCAGCATGTGCTCACCATGTACGGCGGCATCGTCGCGGTACCGTTGATCGTGGGCCAGGCGGCCGGGTTGTCACCGGCGGATATCGGCCTGTTGATCGCCGCGTCGCTGTTTGCCGGTGGCCTTGCCACCCTGTTGCAAACCCTTGGCCTGCCGTTCTTTGGCTGTCAGTTGCCGTTGGTGCAGGGTGTGTCGTTTGCCGGTGTGGCAACCATGGTGGCGATTGTCGGCAGCGATGGCGCCGGCGGGGTACCGGCGATTCTCGGCGCGGTGATGGCCGCGTCGTTTATCGGGCTGTTGATCACCCCGGTGTTCTCGCGGATCACCCAGTTCTTCCCGCCGTTGGTGACCGGTATTGTGATCACCACCATCGGCCTGACCCTGATGCCCGTGGCGGCACGCTGGGCCATGGGCGGTAACAGCCGCGCGGCGGATTTCGGCAGCATGCCCAATATCGGCCTGGCGGCGTTGACCCTGGTGCTGGTGCTGCTATTGAGCAAGATCGGCAGCGCGACCATCTCGCGCCTGTCGATCCTGCTGGCGATGGTGATCGGCACGGTGATCGCGGTGTTCCTCGGCATGGCGGATTTTTCCGGGGTCAGCCAGGGGCCCATGTTCGGTTTCCCTGCGCCGTTCCATTTCGGTATGCCGACCTTTCACATCGCGGCGATCATTTCCATGTGCATCGTGGTGATGGTGACACTGGTGGAAACCTCGGCCGACATCCTGGCGGTGGGGGAAATCATCGATACCAAGGTCGACTCCAAGCGCCTGGGTAACGGCCTGCGCGCCGATATGCTGTCGAGCATGTTCGCGCCGATCTTCGGTTCGTTCACCCAGAGTGCCTTCGCCCAGAACGTTGGCCTGGTGGCGGTGACCGGAGTGAAGAGTCGTTTTGTGGTGGCAACCGGCGGCTTGTTCCTGGTAATCCTCGGATTGCTGCCATTTATGGGGCGGGTGATCGCGGCGGTGCCGACCTCGGTACTGGGCGGTGCCGGGATTGTGCTGTTCGGTACCGTGGCGGCCAGTGGTATTCGCACCTTGTCCAAGGTGGATTACCGCAACAACATGAACCTGATCATCGTCGCCACGTCCATCGGGTTTGGCATGATCCCGATTGCCGCACCCAGTTTCTACGACCAGTTCCCCAGCTGGTTCGCGACCATTTTCCATTCGGGTATCAGTTCGTCGGCGATCATGGCGATCCTGCTGAACCTGGCGTTCAACCATTTCACCGTAGGCAATTCGGACCAGCAGTCGGTGTTTGTAGCGGGGACTGAGCGCAGTTTGTGTTTCCACGACGTAGCGGCGTTGCGTGATGGGGACTATTTCAGGGGTGGCAAGTTATTTGATGCCGAGGGCAAGGAAATTCCATTGGTGGCGCAGGAGCCAAGGAAAGCCGCACACGCTGAAACCACAGAGGTCTAA
- a CDS encoding proline iminopeptidase-family hydrolase, translating to MDFIEKIRKGYAAFGDYQTWYRVTGDLASGRTPLVVIHGGPGCTHDYVDAFKDVAASGHAVIHYDQLGNGRSTHLPEKDPSFWTVDLFLKELDNLLDHLQISDNYAILGQSWGGMLGSEHAILQPKGLRAFIPANSPTCMRTWVSEANRLRKLLPQGVHETLLKHEAAGTYLDPEYLAASRVFYDQHVCRVNPWPEEVARTFAQVDSDPTVYHAMSGPTEFHVIGSLKDWKSIGRLSAIKVPTLVISGRHDEATPLVVKPFLDEIADVRWALFEDSSHMPHVEERQACMGTVVKFLDEACSVPHTVRKAG from the coding sequence ATGGACTTCATCGAAAAAATCCGCAAAGGGTATGCCGCGTTTGGCGACTACCAGACCTGGTACCGTGTCACTGGCGACCTGGCCAGCGGCCGCACGCCGCTGGTGGTCATCCACGGCGGCCCGGGCTGCACCCATGATTATGTCGACGCGTTCAAGGACGTCGCGGCCAGCGGTCATGCGGTCATCCACTACGACCAACTGGGCAACGGCCGCTCCACGCACTTGCCTGAGAAAGACCCGTCCTTCTGGACCGTCGATCTGTTCCTTAAAGAACTGGACAACCTGCTGGACCACCTGCAGATCAGCGATAACTACGCGATCCTTGGTCAGTCCTGGGGCGGCATGCTCGGCAGCGAGCACGCAATCCTGCAACCCAAGGGCCTGCGTGCGTTTATCCCAGCCAACTCACCGACCTGCATGCGCACCTGGGTCAGCGAAGCCAACCGCCTGCGCAAGCTGCTGCCCCAAGGCGTGCATGAAACCCTGCTCAAGCATGAAGCCGCCGGTACCTACCTCGACCCGGAATACCTCGCCGCCTCGCGGGTGTTCTATGACCAGCATGTGTGCCGGGTGAACCCATGGCCGGAAGAAGTGGCGCGCACCTTCGCCCAGGTCGACTCGGACCCCACGGTGTATCACGCCATGAGCGGCCCGACCGAGTTCCACGTGATCGGCAGCCTGAAGGACTGGAAATCCATTGGCCGCCTGTCGGCGATCAAGGTGCCGACCCTGGTGATTTCCGGCCGGCATGACGAGGCCACGCCACTGGTGGTCAAGCCGTTCCTGGATGAGATCGCGGATGTGCGCTGGGCGCTGTTCGAAGACTCCAGCCACATGCCCCACGTGGAAGAACGCCAGGCGTGCATGGGCACCGTGGTGAAGTTTCTGGATGAGGCGTGCTCTGTTCCGCACACAGTCCGCAAGGCTGGTTGA